Proteins encoded together in one Kitasatospora albolonga window:
- a CDS encoding radical SAM protein produces the protein MAHALIASPFLDGHLLLKPGARAGARISADHFDGLRQAAVDGEALPAWAVQTAADMWGLDLGGRTARSSVLVREPSPYGYCRASWEINLGCNFGCKHCYLGERPFSGLGWEDKVRLLDIMREAGVLWLQITGGEPTMDPHFQGAYRYAWQAGMMLTISTNGSLLWRPDLLKLFRDCPPYRLVVSMYGASEESFDALTQRRGAWKAFRRGMDAAREARLPLRINVVVTEDNASEADEMAALADEWNVENHAYTNMTPTIYGGGEPLLAQSADHLRQRKPFTGCNAGHTFFHADPHARVSICKVGRDDQIDLMTEGVDGLTRLGAIADRLMLRTGGCEGCALSGTCRVCRPLAKHYQEAKAPLHSYCQHGDKENPS, from the coding sequence ATGGCCCACGCGCTGATCGCCTCCCCATTCCTCGACGGACACCTTCTCTTGAAGCCCGGAGCAAGGGCCGGTGCCCGCATCTCCGCCGACCACTTCGATGGCCTGCGCCAGGCTGCCGTCGACGGCGAAGCGCTTCCCGCCTGGGCGGTGCAGACCGCCGCCGATATGTGGGGCCTGGATCTGGGCGGCCGGACCGCGCGGAGCTCCGTGCTGGTGCGCGAGCCGTCCCCGTACGGCTACTGCCGGGCCTCATGGGAGATCAACCTCGGCTGCAACTTCGGCTGCAAGCACTGCTACCTCGGCGAGCGGCCCTTCTCCGGCCTCGGCTGGGAGGACAAGGTGCGGCTGCTGGACATCATGCGCGAGGCCGGCGTCCTCTGGCTCCAGATCACCGGCGGCGAGCCCACCATGGACCCCCACTTCCAGGGCGCCTACCGGTACGCCTGGCAGGCCGGGATGATGCTCACCATCTCCACCAACGGCTCGCTGCTCTGGCGGCCTGACCTCCTCAAGCTCTTCCGCGACTGCCCGCCCTACCGGCTGGTCGTCAGCATGTACGGGGCGAGCGAGGAGTCCTTCGACGCGCTCACCCAGCGCCGCGGGGCCTGGAAGGCGTTCCGCCGCGGCATGGACGCAGCACGCGAGGCGCGGTTACCACTGCGGATCAACGTCGTGGTGACCGAGGACAACGCCTCCGAGGCCGACGAGATGGCCGCCCTCGCCGACGAGTGGAACGTCGAGAACCACGCGTACACCAACATGACTCCTACGATCTACGGCGGCGGCGAGCCGCTCCTCGCCCAGTCCGCCGACCATCTGCGGCAGCGCAAGCCGTTCACCGGCTGCAACGCGGGACACACCTTCTTCCACGCCGACCCGCACGCCAGGGTCTCGATCTGCAAGGTCGGCCGCGACGACCAGATCGACCTGATGACCGAAGGCGTCGACGGGCTCACCCGGCTCGGGGCCATCGCCGACCGCCTCATGCTTCGCACCGGAGGGTGCGAGGGCTGCGCCCTGTCCGGCACCTGCCGGGTCTGCCGCCCTCTGGCCAAGCACTACCAGGAGGCGAAGGCGCCACTGCACAGCTACTGCCAGCACGGAGACAAGGAGAACCCCTCATGA
- a CDS encoding GntR family transcriptional regulator yields the protein MPRDTPYLQVAAKIRARVQAGEWAVGDKLPSRARFAEEYDVGPSVAQRAVECLIVEGLLEGRAGSGTYVRKPRERRRMVRSRLREGSPFRSKMRDQGSEGTWECNSRARVPATEDIAERLAIEPGDLCVMTDYEFLADGQPVQLARSWEPMAVTGGTPILLPEMGPRGKIGVVERMRSIDVHISTAIETPRPARATREQAHFLGISVGDPVTLLERTYFDAEGRPVETADIIIPDIRWEIAYEIEVDPHRF from the coding sequence ATGCCTCGCGATACCCCGTACTTGCAGGTGGCCGCCAAGATCCGCGCCCGGGTTCAGGCGGGTGAATGGGCAGTCGGCGACAAGCTGCCGTCCCGCGCCCGGTTCGCCGAGGAGTACGACGTCGGCCCGTCCGTGGCCCAGCGGGCGGTGGAGTGCCTGATCGTCGAGGGCCTCCTCGAAGGCCGCGCCGGATCGGGCACGTACGTCCGCAAGCCCCGCGAGCGCCGCAGGATGGTCCGCTCACGCCTCCGCGAAGGCTCCCCGTTCCGCTCCAAGATGCGGGACCAGGGCTCCGAGGGCACCTGGGAGTGCAACAGCCGGGCGCGGGTCCCGGCCACCGAGGACATCGCCGAACGCCTGGCGATCGAGCCCGGCGACCTCTGCGTCATGACCGACTACGAGTTCCTCGCCGACGGGCAGCCCGTCCAGCTCGCCCGGAGCTGGGAACCGATGGCCGTCACCGGCGGCACGCCCATCCTGCTTCCCGAGATGGGGCCGCGGGGCAAGATCGGCGTCGTCGAGCGGATGCGCTCCATCGACGTGCACATCTCCACCGCCATCGAGACGCCACGCCCGGCCCGCGCCACCCGCGAGCAGGCCCACTTCCTCGGCATCTCCGTGGGCGACCCGGTCACCCTGCTGGAGCGTACGTACTTCGACGCCGAGGGCCGCCCGGTGGAGACCGCCGACATCATCATCCCGGACATCCGCTGGGAGATCGCGTACGAGATCGAGGTCGACCCGCATCGCTTCTGA
- a CDS encoding ABC transporter has protein sequence MIGGGGKTPALTSPSASEELLFGGELAYDVFDKHDGAFLKLGLWQMARQFPKLIAIGVRLAHMADPGRLRTVGLAELGRGITQALGLVAVNGVLGHLLAGGSTNERLQAALPALTVVAVTALAGSLLRSASTAAAGTLEPKVQRVATERYLALVHRVELSAIEDDEFHRLLDGARFGADSARRMIGYCTSALNSLISLVAAAGVLAVLHPVLLPLLVLMTVPSAWGSLTVSKQRYISFHAFVQHHRASHLLAQMLIQQEAAAEVRVHEVGGFLLTHYRSMSQTSEREQTRLARNAARTGLVSDAGGGAATLLTYGALGLLLWSGSMDLAVAGTAVLAIRTGSSSLESMVGQVTELYGESLFVADYERLCTEAAVRAIPSGGENLPEQLDEVRFENVTFTYPASKGESPGPTLRDVSLTFPMGKIIALVGENGSGKSTLIKLLSGLYLPDEGKGTIWWNTVDAARADRAQIFSRVALMSQAFYQWPFTFRVNVGIGRPGQPIDDDAVRTAAADSGADTVLAKLPHGLRTLLARGYRRGHQISGGQWQRVGIARARYRQGEILIVDEPTSALDAVAEQRAFDQIQALAATGQTVVLITHRLHSVRHADLIHVLKDGQVAESGTFDELMHPDTGNGTFRKPYLLQSHAYGLPAQRDTDAAAPETA, from the coding sequence ATGATCGGGGGCGGCGGGAAGACACCCGCACTGACGTCTCCGTCTGCCAGCGAGGAGTTGCTCTTCGGTGGCGAGCTCGCTTACGACGTGTTCGACAAGCACGACGGGGCGTTCCTGAAGCTGGGGCTGTGGCAGATGGCCCGGCAGTTCCCGAAGCTGATCGCGATCGGCGTGCGCCTGGCCCACATGGCCGACCCAGGCCGGTTACGGACCGTCGGGCTGGCAGAGCTGGGCCGCGGAATCACCCAGGCGCTCGGCCTGGTCGCGGTCAACGGTGTGCTGGGTCACCTCCTCGCAGGCGGGAGCACCAACGAGCGGCTCCAGGCCGCGCTGCCCGCCCTGACGGTGGTCGCGGTGACGGCGCTGGCCGGTTCGCTGCTTCGGTCGGCGTCAACGGCGGCGGCCGGGACGCTGGAGCCCAAGGTGCAGCGGGTGGCGACCGAGCGGTACCTCGCTCTGGTGCACCGGGTGGAGCTGTCGGCGATCGAGGACGACGAGTTCCACCGGCTCCTGGACGGGGCCCGGTTCGGGGCCGACTCCGCCCGCCGGATGATCGGCTACTGCACCAGCGCGTTGAACAGCCTGATCTCCCTGGTCGCGGCCGCCGGTGTCCTGGCCGTCCTGCACCCCGTGCTGCTGCCGTTGCTGGTGCTGATGACCGTGCCCAGCGCCTGGGGGTCTCTGACCGTCTCCAAGCAGCGCTACATCAGCTTCCACGCCTTCGTCCAGCATCACCGGGCCAGTCACCTGCTGGCACAGATGCTCATCCAGCAGGAGGCGGCCGCCGAGGTCCGCGTCCACGAAGTCGGCGGCTTCCTGCTCACGCACTACCGGAGCATGTCCCAGACCAGCGAGCGGGAGCAGACCCGCCTGGCCCGCAACGCCGCCCGCACCGGGCTGGTCTCCGACGCCGGCGGCGGGGCAGCCACCCTGCTCACCTACGGGGCGCTCGGGCTGCTGCTGTGGAGCGGGTCGATGGACCTCGCCGTGGCGGGCACCGCGGTCCTGGCGATCCGTACGGGATCTTCCAGTCTCGAATCGATGGTCGGGCAGGTCACCGAGCTCTACGGGGAGAGTCTGTTCGTCGCCGACTACGAGCGCCTCTGTACCGAGGCCGCCGTACGGGCCATCCCCTCCGGCGGAGAGAACCTCCCCGAACAACTGGACGAAGTGCGCTTCGAGAACGTGACGTTCACCTACCCCGCGAGCAAGGGCGAGTCGCCCGGGCCGACGCTCCGTGACGTCAGTCTCACCTTCCCCATGGGCAAGATCATCGCCCTGGTGGGAGAGAACGGGTCGGGCAAGTCCACCCTCATCAAGCTCCTCTCGGGCCTCTACCTCCCCGACGAGGGCAAGGGCACCATCTGGTGGAACACGGTCGATGCCGCCCGGGCAGACCGGGCGCAGATCTTCAGCCGCGTCGCGCTGATGTCCCAGGCTTTCTACCAGTGGCCCTTCACCTTCCGCGTCAACGTCGGTATCGGCCGCCCCGGACAACCCATCGACGACGACGCTGTGCGCACCGCCGCCGCGGATTCCGGGGCCGACACCGTGCTGGCGAAGCTGCCCCACGGGCTGCGCACCCTGCTCGCCCGAGGCTACCGGCGCGGCCACCAGATCTCCGGCGGGCAGTGGCAGCGCGTCGGGATCGCCCGGGCCCGCTACCGGCAGGGCGAGATCCTCATCGTCGACGAGCCGACCAGCGCACTCGACGCGGTCGCCGAGCAGCGGGCCTTCGACCAGATCCAGGCCCTGGCCGCGACCGGCCAGACCGTCGTCCTGATCACCCACCGCCTGCACTCCGTACGGCACGCCGACCTGATCCACGTCCTGAAAGACGGCCAGGTCGCCGAGTCCGGAACGTTCGACGAGCTCATGCACCCGGACACCGGCAACGGCACCTTCCGCAAGCCGTACCTGCTGCAGTCCCATGCCTACGGCCTGCCCGCCCAACGCGACACCGACGCCGCCGCTCCCGAGACCGCTTGA
- a CDS encoding antibiotic biosynthesis monooxygenase, with amino-acid sequence MTSGFGLIVRFNLRDAEAAEAFDSLVEETLQGIRAHEPGTLSYVVHTVADEPNSRIFYELYADRAAFDQHEQQAHTRLFLAEREKYVTDFEVTFVQSQGVAGVWK; translated from the coding sequence ATGACCAGCGGATTCGGCCTGATCGTCCGGTTCAACCTGCGCGACGCGGAGGCGGCGGAAGCCTTCGACTCTCTGGTGGAGGAGACGCTGCAGGGCATCCGGGCCCACGAGCCCGGCACTCTCTCGTACGTCGTCCACACCGTGGCGGATGAGCCCAACTCCCGGATCTTCTACGAGCTGTACGCCGACCGTGCGGCGTTCGATCAGCACGAGCAGCAGGCGCACACCCGTCTTTTCCTGGCGGAGCGGGAGAAGTATGTGACCGACTTCGAGGTCACCTTCGTACAGAGCCAGGGCGTTGCCGGGGTGTGGAAGTGA
- a CDS encoding DNA mismatch repair protein MutT gives MSLPVKPIIDGHVIVRDGQKLRLSQRGGPYGHGQWHAPSGKLDPQEKPAVGAARELKEETALDVDPDSLTLLHTVIHHQGDGTPDRIGFFYEATEFSGDPVTREPDKCLALEWFAEHDLPDELIPYPAAGLHGSLTGPGGLTYHNWPTG, from the coding sequence ATGAGCCTCCCCGTGAAACCGATCATCGACGGCCACGTCATCGTCCGCGACGGGCAGAAGCTGCGGCTGTCCCAGCGCGGCGGTCCCTACGGACACGGGCAGTGGCACGCCCCCTCGGGGAAGCTCGACCCGCAGGAGAAGCCCGCCGTCGGAGCCGCGCGCGAACTCAAGGAGGAGACCGCCCTCGACGTCGATCCGGACTCACTCACCCTGCTCCACACCGTCATCCACCACCAGGGCGACGGCACCCCCGACCGGATCGGCTTCTTCTACGAGGCCACCGAGTTCTCAGGCGACCCGGTGACCCGGGAGCCGGACAAGTGCCTGGCCCTGGAGTGGTTCGCCGAGCACGACCTCCCCGACGAGCTCATCCCGTACCCGGCCGCCGGGCTCCACGGCAGCCTCACCGGCCCCGGCGGCCTGACCTACCACAACTGGCCCACCGGCTGA
- a CDS encoding type I glutamate--ammonia ligase — protein MDKQQEFVLRTLEERDIRFVRLWFTDVLGFLKSVAVAPAELEQAFDEGIGFDGSAIEGFARVYESDMIAKPDPGTFQILPWRAEAPGTARMFCDILMPDGSPSFADPRYVLKRILAKTSDLGFTFYTHPEIEFFLLKNKPVDGTRPTPADSSGYFDHTPQNVGMDFRRQAITMLESMGISVEFSHHEGAPGQQEIDLRYADALSTADNIMTFRLVMKQVALEQGVQATFMPKPFSEYPGSGMHTHLSLFEGDRNAFYESGAEYQLSKVGRSFIAGLLTHAAEISAVTNQWVNSYKRIWGGSSRAAGAGGEAPSYICWGHNNRSALIRVPMYKPGKTGSARVEVRSIDSGANPYLTYAVLLAAGLKGIEEGYELPAGADDDVWALSDAERRAMGIEPLPQNLGEAISLMEKSELVAETLGEHVFDFFLRNKKQEWEEYRSEVTAFELKNLLPVL, from the coding sequence ATGGACAAGCAGCAGGAATTCGTCCTCAGGACCCTTGAGGAGCGCGACATCCGCTTCGTGCGGCTGTGGTTCACCGACGTCCTGGGGTTCCTCAAGTCCGTCGCCGTGGCCCCGGCCGAACTGGAGCAGGCATTCGACGAGGGCATCGGCTTCGACGGCTCGGCCATCGAGGGCTTCGCCCGGGTGTACGAATCGGACATGATCGCCAAGCCGGACCCGGGCACCTTCCAGATCCTGCCCTGGCGCGCGGAGGCCCCCGGCACCGCGCGCATGTTCTGCGACATCCTGATGCCGGACGGCTCGCCGTCCTTCGCGGACCCGCGTTACGTACTGAAGCGCATCCTGGCGAAGACGTCCGACCTGGGCTTCACCTTCTACACCCACCCCGAGATCGAGTTCTTCCTGCTGAAGAACAAGCCGGTGGACGGCACCCGCCCGACCCCGGCGGACAGCTCCGGCTACTTCGACCACACCCCGCAGAACGTCGGCATGGACTTCCGCCGCCAGGCGATCACCATGCTCGAATCCATGGGCATCTCCGTCGAGTTCAGCCACCACGAGGGCGCCCCCGGCCAGCAGGAGATCGACCTGCGGTACGCGGACGCACTCTCCACGGCGGACAACATCATGACGTTCCGTCTGGTGATGAAGCAGGTGGCGCTGGAACAGGGCGTCCAGGCCACGTTCATGCCGAAGCCCTTCTCGGAGTACCCGGGTTCGGGCATGCACACCCACCTCTCCCTCTTCGAGGGCGACCGCAACGCCTTCTACGAGTCGGGCGCGGAGTACCAGCTCTCCAAGGTGGGCCGCTCGTTCATCGCGGGCCTGCTGACCCACGCGGCGGAGATCTCGGCCGTCACCAACCAGTGGGTCAACTCCTACAAGCGCATCTGGGGCGGCTCCTCCCGCGCGGCAGGCGCGGGCGGCGAGGCCCCCTCGTACATCTGCTGGGGCCACAACAACCGCTCCGCCCTCATCCGCGTCCCGATGTACAAGCCCGGCAAGACCGGCTCGGCCCGCGTCGAGGTCCGCTCCATCGACTCCGGCGCCAACCCGTACCTGACGTACGCGGTCCTCCTCGCCGCCGGCCTCAAGGGCATCGAGGAGGGCTACGAACTCCCGGCCGGCGCCGACGACGACGTCTGGGCCCTCTCCGACGCGGAACGCCGCGCGATGGGCATCGAACCGCTCCCGCAGAACCTGGGCGAGGCGATCTCCCTGATGGAGAAGAGCGAGTTGGTCGCCGAAACCCTGGGCGAGCACGTCTTCGACTTCTTCCTGCGCAACAAGAAGCAGGAGTGGGAGGAGTACCGCAGCGAGGTCACGGCGTTCGAGCTGAAGAACCTGCTGCCGGTGCTGTAG
- a CDS encoding GNAT family N-acetyltransferase, which produces MFFRWDWLRARLTAPIVPTLGPVHPDALSIDLFEDVLRAADTGGFLPYDKDRRWGGEKDEQVLREDVVHQPQYTLVPTLNLRGRGTVKVFAYGAPDSVVAEAAELAAKLAAVHDVAGARVVRPLGPGTDAPRGTRIQLKDFTVGLCPAPGGPVRPVTDWPTDVRKTFAPFAEAMAADGLAFLHTRMQTGRCGPVLAAAVEGRIVGAIGPMEVRPDAIARPQLMPQYFAVLPESRGHGTGRLLWRAAMHWGQRHGAAYQLLQTEVGGPSDKLCQSEGLVSLGFRHTTHV; this is translated from the coding sequence ATGTTCTTCCGCTGGGACTGGCTCCGGGCCCGACTGACCGCGCCGATCGTGCCGACCCTCGGCCCCGTCCACCCCGACGCCCTGAGCATCGACCTCTTCGAGGACGTCCTGCGAGCGGCCGACACCGGTGGCTTCCTCCCCTACGACAAGGACCGGCGCTGGGGCGGCGAGAAGGACGAGCAGGTCCTCCGTGAGGATGTGGTGCACCAGCCCCAGTACACCCTCGTCCCCACCCTGAACCTGCGCGGACGCGGCACCGTCAAGGTCTTCGCCTACGGAGCCCCTGACAGCGTCGTGGCGGAGGCCGCCGAGCTGGCCGCGAAGCTCGCGGCCGTACACGACGTGGCGGGCGCCCGGGTCGTACGTCCGCTTGGTCCCGGGACCGACGCCCCGCGCGGCACCCGCATCCAACTGAAGGACTTCACCGTCGGCCTCTGCCCTGCCCCCGGCGGTCCGGTCCGCCCTGTCACCGACTGGCCGACCGACGTGCGGAAGACCTTCGCCCCGTTCGCCGAGGCCATGGCGGCCGACGGCCTGGCGTTCCTCCACACCCGGATGCAGACCGGCCGATGCGGCCCGGTCCTCGCCGCCGCCGTCGAGGGGCGGATCGTGGGCGCGATCGGCCCCATGGAAGTACGCCCCGACGCGATCGCACGGCCCCAGCTCATGCCCCAGTACTTCGCCGTCCTGCCCGAGAGCCGAGGCCACGGCACGGGCCGCCTCCTCTGGCGGGCCGCCATGCACTGGGGCCAACGTCACGGCGCCGCCTACCAACTCCTCCAGACCGAGGTCGGCGGCCCCTCCGACAAGCTGTGCCAGTCCGAAGGGCTGGTCTCCCTCGGTTTCCGCCACACGACCCACGTGTAG
- a CDS encoding CBS domain-containing protein: MTTAKDIMHSGARWIPAHETLDRAAQLMREHNVGALPVSANGDSDRMVGIITDRDIVVGCVAKGHDPAKVTAGDLAQGTPRWIEADADVNAVLEEMQNHRIRRLPVVENKKLVGMISEADLAQHLTEEQIAAWAEKVYSRS, encoded by the coding sequence ATGACGACCGCCAAAGACATCATGCACAGCGGGGCCCGCTGGATTCCCGCCCACGAGACGCTCGACCGTGCGGCGCAGCTGATGCGTGAGCACAACGTGGGCGCGCTGCCCGTCTCCGCCAACGGTGACTCGGACCGGATGGTCGGCATCATCACCGACCGCGACATCGTCGTCGGCTGTGTGGCCAAGGGCCATGACCCCGCGAAGGTGACCGCCGGTGACCTCGCCCAGGGCACGCCCCGCTGGATCGAGGCGGACGCGGACGTGAACGCGGTCCTGGAGGAGATGCAGAACCACCGCATCCGACGGCTCCCCGTCGTCGAGAACAAGAAGCTCGTCGGCATGATCAGTGAGGCCGATCTCGCCCAGCACCTCACCGAGGAGCAGATCGCGGCCTGGGCGGAGAAGGTGTACTCGCGCAGCTGA
- a CDS encoding transcriptional regulator, giving the protein MTSEERRAFGARVAGLREARGLTQKQLAAEIGRTASWLSQVERGIQPVNRLDVLRLLADGLGVSVQELRADAPAQGPAEGPAVELSNDLDQARLVISGHAVPEVLLDAAEPSPASLEEIQRAVDRVWELTHANEFAELSALLGPLVPRIERAARTAPPSERGTAWGLLSRTYQALSSAFVRQGEADAAWVAADRAIRAAEQSGNTLDVFASVFRLSQAFVRLKHLDQAEHSATTALNALERHYTQTAVAPEALSVMGALHLALALIHARAGDRPRAREEMERAREVAGRLGEDRNDFNLEFGPTNVEIQTVSIAVELGDAGEAIEVGTELDTSALSLERRARLNMDLGRAYAQRRQVGEALGSLLAAEELSPDLVHTHVAARDTIRELLLLAGRTAPPELKELADRADARP; this is encoded by the coding sequence GTGACATCAGAGGAACGCCGCGCTTTCGGTGCCCGGGTCGCCGGCCTTCGCGAGGCGCGCGGTTTGACGCAGAAGCAGTTGGCGGCTGAGATCGGACGCACCGCGAGCTGGCTCTCTCAGGTTGAGCGGGGCATTCAGCCCGTCAACCGCCTGGACGTACTACGCCTGCTGGCAGACGGACTTGGTGTCTCGGTCCAAGAGCTGCGTGCCGACGCACCGGCGCAGGGGCCAGCCGAAGGCCCAGCCGTCGAACTTTCCAACGATCTCGACCAGGCCCGATTGGTCATCTCGGGGCACGCCGTCCCGGAGGTCCTTCTCGACGCAGCCGAACCCAGCCCCGCCAGCCTGGAGGAAATCCAACGTGCGGTAGACCGAGTATGGGAGTTGACCCACGCCAACGAGTTCGCTGAGCTCAGCGCCTTGTTGGGCCCACTGGTGCCCCGGATCGAGCGCGCGGCGCGAACGGCTCCGCCGAGTGAGCGAGGAACGGCCTGGGGTCTGCTCAGCCGCACCTACCAAGCTCTCTCCTCGGCCTTCGTTCGGCAGGGTGAGGCGGACGCTGCGTGGGTGGCGGCAGATCGTGCCATTCGCGCGGCGGAGCAATCAGGCAACACGCTGGATGTCTTCGCCAGCGTCTTTCGTCTGTCCCAGGCGTTCGTGCGTCTCAAGCACCTCGACCAGGCTGAACACTCCGCGACCACGGCTCTGAACGCTCTGGAACGGCACTACACACAAACTGCAGTCGCTCCCGAAGCACTGTCAGTCATGGGTGCGCTGCACTTGGCGCTGGCCCTCATCCATGCGCGAGCGGGCGACCGGCCCCGGGCGCGAGAGGAGATGGAGAGAGCGCGCGAGGTCGCAGGAAGGCTTGGGGAGGACCGAAACGATTTCAACTTGGAGTTCGGCCCGACCAACGTGGAGATTCAAACCGTCTCCATCGCAGTCGAGCTGGGAGACGCCGGCGAAGCCATCGAGGTCGGTACTGAGCTGGATACATCCGCTCTCTCCTTGGAGCGCCGAGCCCGACTCAACATGGACCTCGGTCGAGCCTATGCACAGCGACGCCAAGTCGGTGAAGCCCTGGGATCGTTGCTGGCCGCTGAGGAACTGTCTCCCGACTTGGTCCACACTCATGTCGCCGCCAGGGACACAATCCGGGAACTCCTCCTTCTCGCCGGGCGCACAGCGCCCCCGGAACTGAAGGAGCTTGCCGACCGAGCAGACGCACGACCCTGA